One Qiania dongpingensis genomic window carries:
- the tsaB gene encoding tRNA (adenosine(37)-N6)-threonylcarbamoyltransferase complex dimerization subunit type 1 TsaB, which yields MKILGIESASLTASAAVWEDERLTAEYTVDYKKTHSQTLLPMIDEIVRMTETDLETIDAIAVSGGPGSFTGLRIGSATAKGLGLALEKPLIHVPTLDAMAYQHFGTDRLICPIMDARRGQVYCGLYEFHSEFRVLKPQAAMDLKELLEEINERKRPVVFLGDGVPVGRAVIEERTRVPFVFAPSFSCRQRAGAVAALGAEYLKEGKTEKAGDHAPEYLRVSQAEREMLERKKRAEDPAKETIS from the coding sequence ATGAAAATATTAGGAATCGAAAGCGCTTCTTTGACAGCCTCGGCCGCAGTTTGGGAAGACGAGAGGCTGACGGCAGAATATACGGTGGATTATAAGAAGACCCATTCTCAGACCCTGCTGCCCATGATCGACGAGATCGTGAGGATGACGGAAACGGACCTGGAGACGATCGATGCCATAGCGGTGTCCGGCGGGCCTGGTTCCTTTACTGGATTAAGGATTGGCTCGGCCACGGCAAAGGGGCTGGGGCTGGCTCTCGAAAAGCCGCTCATCCATGTGCCGACTCTGGACGCCATGGCGTACCAGCATTTTGGAACGGATCGTCTCATATGCCCGATCATGGATGCCAGAAGGGGACAGGTATATTGTGGTCTGTATGAGTTCCATTCGGAATTCCGGGTTCTGAAGCCGCAGGCGGCTATGGATCTTAAAGAGCTCCTGGAAGAAATCAATGAAAGGAAGAGACCTGTGGTTTTTTTGGGCGACGGAGTGCCTGTGGGAAGAGCGGTGATTGAAGAAAGAACCCGCGTTCCCTTCGTGTTTGCCCCTTCGTTTTCATGCCGTCAGAGGGCAGGAGCCGTAGCGGCTCTGGGAGCAGAGTACCTGAAAGAAGGGAAGACAGAGAAAGCCGGGGACCATGCGCCGGAGTATCTGCGTGTCTCTCAGGCGGAGCGGGAGATGCTGGAAAGGAAAAAACGGGCGGAGGATCCGGCGAAGGAGACCATATCGTGA
- the tsaE gene encoding tRNA (adenosine(37)-N6)-threonylcarbamoyltransferase complex ATPase subunit type 1 TsaE translates to MLEQVETYGPEETFSFGKRLGENAGPGTIFCLDGDLGVGKTVFTQGFAAGLGITEPVNSPTFTIVQVYEEGRLPLYHFDVYRIGDVEEMEEIGYEDYFFGAGVCLIEWASLIGELIPESAEWITIEKDMEKGFDYRKITIGRERQ, encoded by the coding sequence GTGCTTGAGCAGGTTGAGACTTACGGCCCGGAAGAGACATTTTCCTTTGGGAAGCGCCTGGGAGAGAACGCGGGACCGGGCACGATATTCTGTCTGGACGGCGATCTGGGAGTGGGAAAGACCGTTTTCACCCAGGGATTTGCCGCGGGGCTCGGTATCACAGAGCCGGTGAACAGTCCTACCTTTACCATTGTGCAGGTCTATGAGGAGGGACGCCTTCCCCTGTATCATTTTGATGTATACCGGATCGGCGATGTGGAAGAGATGGAGGAGATCGGATATGAGGATTACTTTTTCGGGGCCGGGGTGTGCCTCATAGAGTGGGCCTCCCTGATAGGGGAGCTGATACCGGAATCAGCGGAATGGATCACCATCGAGAAGGATATGGAAAAAGGGTTTGATTACCGGAAAATAACCATAGGACGGGAAAGGCAATGA
- a CDS encoding YcxB family protein → MEKIRVTTEIKPKYLFRFQVYHTYFGLTGVLLVLLSVMALVDLIGNFGSMAVWAKIFCIFILIWGLVLNPLNLYYKSKKQAASTELFQHPIDVEISKDGLGIFQGDKGGLVEWKDITKIVILKNVVLFYMGKVRAHLLPLDQNPEQADDVVELIRKSAKGRRVIVHRRKRRKRKSA, encoded by the coding sequence ATGGAAAAAATCAGAGTCACAACGGAGATCAAACCAAAGTACTTATTCCGATTTCAGGTATATCACACCTATTTCGGGCTGACCGGAGTCCTGCTTGTCCTGCTGTCTGTGATGGCATTGGTGGATTTGATCGGGAATTTTGGCAGCATGGCGGTATGGGCCAAGATATTCTGCATATTTATCCTGATATGGGGACTTGTTTTAAATCCTCTGAATCTGTATTATAAGTCCAAAAAGCAGGCGGCTAGTACCGAGCTTTTCCAGCATCCCATCGATGTGGAGATATCAAAGGACGGCCTTGGGATCTTTCAGGGCGACAAGGGCGGCCTGGTGGAGTGGAAGGATATCACAAAGATCGTCATTCTCAAAAATGTCGTTCTGTTTTATATGGGAAAGGTGAGGGCGCATCTGCTTCCTCTGGATCAGAATCCCGAGCAGGCCGACGATGTCGTGGAGCTCATCCGGAAGTCGGCCAAGGGCAGGAGAGTCATTGTCCACAGAAGGAAACGGAGGAAACGCAAAAGTGCTTGA
- a CDS encoding Tex family protein gives MDIIKMLSEELGIKRSQAEAAVQLIDEGNTIPFIARYRKEMTGSLNDEVLRELDERLRYLRNLEERKTQVLGTIKEQGALTKELERQLLEAQTLVLLEDLYRPYKPKRRTRATIAKEKGLEPLADILMLQMLKVPAFSEAAGYVSEEKGVESAEAALEGAGDILAERISDEADYRTYIRNLTVEKGLLQSSAKNENEKSVYEMYYNFEEPVKKTAGHRILAINRGEKEKFLTVKIAAPEEDILRYLERKIIVRDNPYTAPVLKDVIADSYKRLIAPAIEREVRNSLTETAEAGAIKVFGKNLEQLLMQPPIVGQVVLGWDPAFRTGCKLAVVDATGKVLDTVVIYPTAPQNKVKEAKAVLKKLIEKYDVTLISVGNGTASRESEQVIVELLKEIPKRVQYIIVNEAGASVYSASKLATEEFPDFDVAQRSAVSIARRLQDPLAELVKIDPKSIGVGQYQHDMNQKNLDEALKAVVEDCVNKVGVDLNTASASLLEYISGISKAVSKNIVAYREENGRFTDRRQLLKVAKLGPKAYEQCAGFMRIQGGKNPLDATAVHPESYPAVDALLDKLGYDKTQITAGGLSGISRKVIRPKELAGELGIGEITLSDILKELEKPARDPRDEMPKPILRTDVLDMKDLKPGMVLKGTVRNVIDFGAFVDIGVHQDGLVHISQMSDRFIKHPLEAVSVGDIVEVQVLSVDLDRKRIQLTMKIK, from the coding sequence ATGGACATTATAAAGATGCTTTCCGAAGAGCTGGGGATAAAAAGGAGTCAGGCAGAGGCCGCCGTGCAGCTGATCGACGAGGGGAATACCATTCCGTTTATCGCCCGCTACCGGAAGGAGATGACGGGCTCTCTGAATGACGAGGTGCTGAGGGAACTGGATGAAAGGCTCAGATACCTCCGGAACCTGGAGGAGAGGAAGACCCAGGTGCTGGGGACCATAAAGGAACAGGGAGCCCTGACTAAAGAGCTGGAAAGGCAGCTTTTGGAAGCGCAGACTCTGGTGCTTTTGGAGGATTTGTACCGCCCTTATAAGCCGAAGCGCCGGACCAGAGCGACCATCGCTAAGGAAAAGGGTCTTGAGCCTCTGGCGGATATTCTGATGCTGCAGATGCTCAAGGTTCCGGCTTTCTCGGAAGCGGCCGGGTATGTGTCGGAAGAAAAAGGGGTGGAATCGGCAGAAGCGGCTTTGGAAGGCGCCGGAGACATCCTGGCAGAAAGAATTTCCGACGAGGCGGATTACCGTACTTATATCCGGAATCTGACAGTGGAGAAGGGGCTTTTGCAGTCGTCTGCCAAAAATGAAAACGAAAAATCTGTTTATGAAATGTATTATAATTTTGAGGAGCCTGTGAAAAAGACCGCGGGACACAGGATTCTCGCAATTAACCGCGGGGAAAAGGAAAAATTCCTGACTGTGAAGATAGCCGCCCCGGAGGAGGATATTTTGAGGTATCTGGAGCGGAAGATCATTGTCAGAGATAATCCGTATACAGCTCCGGTATTAAAAGACGTGATAGCAGACAGCTATAAAAGGCTGATTGCTCCTGCCATAGAGCGGGAGGTGAGAAACAGCCTGACCGAAACGGCCGAAGCCGGGGCCATCAAGGTTTTTGGCAAAAATCTAGAGCAGCTTCTGATGCAGCCTCCCATTGTGGGACAGGTGGTGCTTGGCTGGGATCCGGCTTTCCGAACAGGCTGTAAGCTGGCCGTGGTGGACGCTACAGGGAAAGTGCTGGATACGGTGGTCATCTATCCGACGGCGCCTCAGAATAAGGTGAAAGAAGCGAAAGCAGTGCTTAAGAAGCTCATTGAGAAATATGACGTGACCTTAATATCCGTGGGAAACGGGACCGCATCCCGGGAGTCGGAGCAGGTGATCGTGGAGCTTTTAAAGGAGATTCCAAAACGGGTCCAGTATATCATCGTCAACGAGGCCGGAGCATCGGTCTATTCTGCCAGTAAACTGGCAACGGAGGAATTTCCTGATTTTGACGTGGCGCAGAGGAGCGCGGTCTCCATTGCGAGACGTCTGCAGGATCCGCTGGCGGAGCTGGTGAAGATTGATCCGAAATCCATCGGAGTAGGGCAGTATCAGCATGATATGAACCAGAAGAACCTGGACGAGGCTCTGAAAGCGGTAGTAGAAGATTGTGTGAATAAGGTCGGGGTGGATCTCAACACAGCTTCGGCCTCCCTGCTGGAATATATATCAGGCATCAGCAAGGCGGTCTCCAAAAATATTGTGGCCTATCGGGAGGAAAACGGGAGGTTCACAGACCGCAGGCAGCTTTTGAAGGTGGCGAAGCTGGGACCGAAGGCCTATGAGCAGTGCGCCGGCTTCATGAGGATACAGGGAGGGAAGAACCCGCTTGACGCCACCGCCGTCCATCCGGAGAGCTATCCGGCGGTGGACGCTCTCCTTGACAAGCTGGGATACGATAAGACGCAGATAACCGCGGGAGGACTTTCCGGCATCAGCAGAAAGGTGATAAGGCCGAAGGAGCTTGCCGGAGAGCTGGGGATCGGGGAGATCACACTGTCCGATATCCTGAAGGAGCTGGAGAAGCCGGCCAGGGATCCGAGGGATGAGATGCCTAAGCCGATCCTCCGGACCGATGTCCTGGACATGAAGGACCTTAAGCCGGGGATGGTCCTTAAGGGTACGGTGCGGAATGTCATTGATTTCGGAGCATTCGTGGATATCGGCGTTCATCAGGACGGCCTTGTACATATCTCCCAGATGAGCGACCGCTTTATTAAGCATCCGCTGGAGGCGGTCAGCGTGGGAGATATCGTGGAGGTACAGGTATTAAGCGTGGATCTGGACAGAAAGCGGATACAGCTGACAATGAAGATAAAATAG
- a CDS encoding DUF2752 domain-containing protein, whose protein sequence is MTSSIWAMTEKKGGAGGGGQTERTLYVLGLAAILVVAAASFIIRYFHIPLGGPLMACPIYSLTGFFCPGCGGTRAFRLLFQGKITASIICHPLVIYGMAVFGIFMVSHTFRIFTKGKIGGMTYRHIYIKIAVVLLILNVIVKNLAWIFWHVNLIEWASAL, encoded by the coding sequence ATGACAAGTTCGATCTGGGCGATGACTGAGAAAAAAGGCGGAGCGGGCGGCGGAGGACAGACAGAACGGACTTTGTACGTATTGGGACTGGCGGCTATCCTTGTGGTAGCCGCCGCCTCTTTTATCATCCGGTATTTTCATATTCCTCTTGGAGGTCCGCTCATGGCCTGTCCCATATATTCCCTGACTGGATTTTTCTGCCCGGGGTGCGGGGGGACGAGGGCTTTCCGCCTCTTGTTTCAGGGGAAAATAACAGCGAGTATCATTTGCCATCCTCTGGTGATCTACGGGATGGCTGTTTTTGGTATTTTTATGGTAAGCCATACTTTCAGGATTTTCACCAAAGGGAAAATAGGGGGGATGACTTATCGGCACATTTATATTAAAATAGCAGTAGTGCTTTTGATCTTAAATGTGATCGTCAAGAATCTGGCCTGGATTTTCTGGCACGTGAATCTCATAGAATGGGCGTCCGCCCTATAG